One region of Podospora bellae-mahoneyi strain CBS 112042 chromosome 1 map unlocalized CBS112042p_1.2, whole genome shotgun sequence genomic DNA includes:
- a CDS encoding uncharacterized protein (EggNog:ENOG503P1UJ; COG:S), with amino-acid sequence MANGASIQLLELGNFCSSTRRLKERSPDLSRPRPRPRRQPGERFRANPATLTMVSRSVSPGGALLRASRMFSMPAPLPPPAAEAAQATFKSHSDTATSAYPTHQVITTLSHARKEGDWGLKRPLPLRSTTKSSTPMLRIKGIDTIEQITDYASGADHGLTLLKFQELGLPISTPSSFANSRHRTDAATRSVFEDDIDRTAIAAKDRAKLVDQRWRFSGPWLAGMSPGDFKKYLAERVRPRRAAFRMFLKAKIARDLNETARLKALDNAETEYDKVTVDSILEDDVTEYLRNVRNQNAVLYQLVGEFLDLAPLKQPTELTTEQMLHPPQHTYSTHDTNNPYAEHGPPKTHPSAGLSYIRTGAYMDNHPLYGPQKEHKPVEARVLRPRSQQSYSSAKLGVAGFVTETNEGDNAQNQKSGKSPLRHFDPDLKNGAKVYVQPETASVNSDGKLRIVLKDSVDAEAELVARELIGDGEGIFGQQRKEVEVVSQSTIRKSYSTKLSQGAQDYGLNSEN; translated from the coding sequence ATGGCCAATGGGGCATCCATTCAACTTTTAGAGCTCGGGAATTTTTGCAGCTCAACTCGGCGATTGAAGGAACGAAGCCCCGATCTCTCGCGGCCCCGACCCCGACCTCGACGACAGCCAGGAGAGCGCTTTCGGGCCAATCCAGCCACATTGACCATGGTTTCCAGGAGCGTGTCCCCGGGAGGCGCGCTTCTCCGGGCGTCGCGGATGTTCTCTATGCCggcacccctcccaccaccggcGGCAGAAGCCGCTCAAGCAACCTTCAAGTCGCACTCCGATACAGCTACCTCGGCCTACCCAACACACCAGGTCATCACAACCCTTAGTCACGCCCGCAAGGAGGGGGACTGGGGCTTGAAgcgtcctctccctcttcgaTCAACTACCAAGTCCTCGACTCCCATGCTCCGCATCAAGGGCATCGATACGATCGAGCAAATTACCGACTACGCCTCAGGCGCCGACCACGGCCTCACCCTTCTCAAGTTCCAAGAACTTGGTCTCCCGATCTCTACGCCCTCCTCTTTTGCAAACTCGAGACACAGAACCGATGCCGCGACCAGGTCCGTTTTCGAGGACGATATCGATCgcaccgccatcgccgcgAAGGACCGTGCAAAGCTTGTCGACCAACGATGGAGGTTTTCTGGCCCATGGCTTGCCGGCATGTCGCCCGGCGACTTCAAGAAGTACTTGGCTGAGAGGGTTCGGCCCCGTCGCGCCGCCTTCCGTATGTTTCTGAAGGCCAAGATCGCCCGCGATCTCAACGAGACGGCCCGGTTGAAAGCCTTGGACAACGCAGAGACCGAGTATGACAAGGTCACCGTCGATTCTATTCTTGAGGATGACGTTACCGAGTACTTGCGGAATGTTCGGAACCAGAACGCAGTGCTGTATCAGCTGGTTGGGGAGTTCTTGGATCTCGCACCTCTGAAGCAACCGACGGAACTGACGACTGAGCAAATGTTGCATCCCCCACAACACACATATTCAACCCacgacaccaacaacccgtATGCCGAACACGGTCCTCCAAAGACCCACCCTTCCGCCGGTCTCTCGTACATCCGCACCGGTGCATACATGGACAACCACCCGCTGTACGGCCCGCAAAAGGAACATAAGCCGGTTGAGGCCAGAGTGCTCAGGCCGCGCAGCCAGCAGAGCTACAGCAGCGCCAAATTGGGTGTTGCTGGTTTCGTCACCGAGACCAACGAGGGCGACAACGCTCAAAATCAGAAGTCCGGGAAGTCGCCTCTTCGACATTTCGACCCTGATCTCAAGAACGGCGCCAAGGTTTACGTTCAGCCTGAAACGGCTTCTGTCAACTCGGATGGCAAGCTGCGGATCGTGCTCAAGGACTCAGTGGATGCCGAGGCTGAGCTGGTTGCCCGTGAGCTgattggtgatggtgagggcaTTTTTGGACAACAGcggaaggaggttgaggtggtcaGCCAGTCAACCATTCGCAAGTCCTACTCAACTAAGCTCTCGCAGGGTGCACAGGACTATGGTTTGAATTCGGAGAACTAG
- the RPS17B gene encoding 40S ribosomal protein S17.e.B (EggNog:ENOG503P2RM; COG:J), with amino-acid sequence MGRVRTKTVKKSAKVIIERYYPKLTLDFETNKRVCDEIAIIASKRLRNKIAGYTTHLMKRIQRGPVRGISFKLQEEERERKDQYVPEVSALDFTQNSESGQLDVDTETKDLLKHLGFDAIPVNVIPVTQNPTVERGPRRFGGDRPRRD; translated from the exons ATGGGTCGCGTTCGTACCAAGACTGTCAAGAAGTCCGCCAAGGTCATCATTGAGCGGTACTACCCCAAGTTGACTCTCGACTTCGAGACCAACAAGCG TGTGTGCGATGAGATCGCCATCATTGCCTCCAAGCGCCTCCGCAACAAGATTGCCGGCTACACCACCCACTTGATGAAGCGCATTCAGCGTGGCCCCGTCCGCGGTATCTCCTTCAAGcttcaggaggaggagcgtgAGCGCAAGGATCAGTACGTTCCCGAGGTCTCCGCTCTCGACTTCACCCAGAACTCCGAGAGCGGCCAGCTCGATGTCGATACCGAGACCAAGGACCTCCTTAAGCACCTCGGC TTCGACGCCATCCCCGTCAACGTCATCCCCGTTACCCAGAACCCCACGGTTGAGCGTGGCCCCCGCCGCTTCGGTGGTGACCGCCCCCGCCGCGACTAA